A part of Trachemys scripta elegans isolate TJP31775 chromosome 23, CAS_Tse_1.0, whole genome shotgun sequence genomic DNA contains:
- the PRR15L gene encoding proline-rich protein 15-like protein encodes MAETNSWWKLTFLRKKKSTPKVLYESPDIYANENHQEATRTEAGSNGGAESEFNARLEKIVDKNTKGKHVKVSNSGRFKEKKKVRATLAENPNLFADGEREEK; translated from the coding sequence ATGGCAGAGACCAACAGCTGGTGGAAGCTCACCTTCCTGCGGAAGAAGAAATCCACCCCCAAGGTCCTGTACGAGAGCCCAGACATCTATGCCAACGAGAACCACCAGGAGGCCACACGGACAGAGGCAGGGAGCAACGGTGGCGCCGAGAGTGAATTCAACGCCCGGCTGGAGAAGATCGTGGATAAGAACACAAAAGGCAAACACGTCAAGGTCTCCAACTCCGGGCGCTTCAAGGAGAAGAAGAAAGTGCGAGCCACGCTGGCTGAAAACCCCAACCTCTTCGCCGATGGCGAGCGGGAGGAGAAGTGA